In Penaeus vannamei isolate JL-2024 chromosome 4, ASM4276789v1, whole genome shotgun sequence, a single window of DNA contains:
- the LOC138861614 gene encoding uncharacterized protein, with protein sequence MFSVESFVANPSAEVLVGLTKAQWSELAAHYCIPFRSSLRKDEIRTLVTEYLLEHKVLSEEDLEPLCPRDVTMARQYDLESRKIDLEMFKAENERMRLMQTPDREHHPRFRIEDAIKFVPKFNETEPEYFFIHFERVAALHGWPEDKWVLLVHSAFVGRAQEVFSALDLVQSQCYYVVKQAVLNVYKRVPEAYRQDFRYYRKDSKQTFVEFIRQKQLLCKKWVESELDALEYDKLLELFVLEEVKKSMPVKVRSHIDERGLRTLAEVGKAADHFALTNPNYSCRSNEPSFQSIQHNGKRMEYSSRRTGLPDTHRTVHTKSETGGDESKKVASRGFLSVDESCKSSSPVTILRDSAADISLVLKEMVPNPDCYTGEMIIINGLVGSKSIPICKVYLESKLITGYVNLGVVDNIPSDGISLLMGNDLVGDKVWPCPVVSPCPTEENNTVDLEREYPDLFPACAVTRSASRRSSPPTKALTAGTALPKESLNDIFTEDFTLADFFKSSDKNSNISASDNSNIVNFKDMPVTREKLIEEQYKDPELQTFYDRLTDTSNIDNFSTCYYLQSGVLMRKYKPYNISANDTSKIVHQIVIPKPLRTDVLNIAHDISGHLGVNKSYHKILAHFYWPKMKRDVGYYCQSCHICQVKGKPGDGIKPYPLQPIPVLTEPFSKIVIDCVGPLPKTKRGNKFLLTIIDVATRYPEAIPLRRITTKNVVKALINFFTQVGLPTVIQSDQGSNFTSRLYEQVMKSLGIQQCRSTVYHPQSQGVVERFHYTLKTMIKAFCLETGSEWDEGIDLLLFSVRDSVQESLGYSPFQLIYGHEVRGPLKVLKECWLIEEDDIPVAAYVNKFKHRLRTAISIAHNHLGKAQSKMKEHFDKANNTEVRTFNEGDLVLALLPLPNQPLQSRYTGPFRILKRTSDTNYVIETPKRRKKNRHVHVNLLKKYHERGDIKDEVRNVSIVVPSNISNDTCDNVKIVEANLINSTILAKPDDKLKHLSAAQAANIRSLLQEYEELFSDVPRLCPLLEHDVETKEAQPVRQAPYRLNAEKRAFLQTEVQRLKEQGFISPSLSPWASPIVLVPKSGGTYRLCVDYRKVNAVTVADSFPLPRMDDIIDDLGKARHLSKLDLLQGYYQVPLTERARPISAFVTPVGLYEFKVLPFGMRNAPATFQRLMNYLTADLEGVRCYLDDLVIWSESWQEHLVRLRALFSALSAANLTVNLQKSEFGHAHVTFLGHVIGQGQVAPVAAKVEAVLQYPTPVDRRGLMRFMGMAGYYRRFCKNFSQISAPLTDLLSTKRTFRWSEDCQQAFDNLKHLLCTAPVLRAPDIGKPFVIHVDASDSGVGAVLLQNKSEVLHPVCYFSYKYKSYQKSYATVEKEALGIRTQFQDRKCRLYTLAADSTLRRTGRKKEHAAFTRLAERAVRQAFGSYVKKVQDH encoded by the exons ATGTTCAGTGTTGAAAGTTTTGTTGCAAATCCGTCAGCCGAAGTGCTGGTCGGTTTAACTAAAGCCCAGTGGAGTGAGTTAGCCGCTCATTATTGCATCCCTTTTCGGTCATCCTTACGGAAAGATGAAATTCGTACATTAGTGACCGAGTATTTATTAGAACACAAGGTGTTAAGTGAGGAGGATTTAGAGCCCTTGTGTCCTCGGGATGTCACGATGGCCCGCCAGTATGACCTGGAGAGCCGTAAGATAGATTTGGAAATGTTTAAGGCAGAGAATGAGCGGATGCGTCTCATGCAGACACCTGATCGGGAACACCATCCTCGTTTTCGTATAGAGGATGCAATTAAATTTGTTCCTAAATTCAATGAGACTGAGCCTGagtactttttcattcattttgagcGAGTTGCTGCCTTGCATGGTTGGCCCGAAGATAAGTGGGTATTGCTTGTTCACAGTGCATTTGTTGGCAGAGCTCAAGAGGTTTTCTCAGCTCTGGATTTGGTACAGTCACAATGTTATTACGTAGTAAAACAAGCTgttttaaatgtttataaaagGGTACCAGAGGCTTACAGACAAGATTTCCGTTATTATCGTAAAGATAGCAAACAAACCTTTGTTGAATTTATTCGCCAAAAGCAACTTTTGTGTAAGAAATGGGTAGAGAGTGAACTTGATGCACTCGAGTACGATAAATTACTCGAGCTCTTTGTACTAGAGGAAGTTAAGAAAAGTATGCCTGTAAAAGTTCGCTCTCACATTGACGAACGTGGTCTGCGCACATTAGCCGAGGTCGGCAAAGCCGCCGATCATTTCGCTCTCACTAATCCCAACTACTCTTGCAGATCTAATGAGCCTTCATTCCAGTCTATCCAGCATAATGGTAAGAGGATGGAGTATAGTTCCAGGAGGACTGGACTGCCAGATACCCACAGGACTGTTCATACAAAGTCAGAAACAGGTGGTGATGAGAGTAAGAAGGTTGCTTCTCGCG GATTTCTTAGTGTCGATGAGTCGTGTAAGTCGTCTTCCCCAGTTACTATTCTACGGGACTCGGCTGCAGATATATCATTGGTACTCAAGGAGATGGTTCCTAACCCTGACTGCTATACTGGagagatgattattattaatggacTGGTAGGGTCCAAGAGTATACCCATATGTAAAGTCTACCTTGAATCTAAATTGATAACTGGGTACGTAAATTTAGGTGTTGTTGATAATATACCAAGTGATGGCATTTCGCTCCTTATGGGCAATGATCTAGTTGGTGATAAGGTATGGCCTTGCCCTGTAGTTTCACCTTGCCCGACAGAGGAGAACAACACCGTAGATTTAGAGAGGGAGTATCCCGATCTCTTTCCTGCATGTGCTGTCACCCGCAGTGCAAGTCGTAGGTCCTCCCCTCCTACCAAGGCGCTTACCGCCGGTACTGCATTACCCAAAGAGAGCCTTAATGATATATTCACCGAGGATTTCACCTTGGCAGATTTCTTTAAATCATCTGACAAAAATTCAAACATTTCTGCTTCTGATAATTCTAATATAGTAAATTTTAAAGACATGCCAGTTACTAGAGAAAAGCTCATTGAAGAACAATATAAAGATCCTGAGTTGCAAACATTTTATGATAGGCTTACTGATACAAGTAACATAGACAATTTCAGTACCTGCTATTATCTCCAGTCAGGTGTTCTTATGCGTAAATATAAGCCCTATAATATATCTGCAAACGATACCAGTAAGATAGTACATCAGATTGTCATTCCAAAGCCCCTTCGAACTGATGTATTGAATATTGCACATGACATTAGTGGTCATTTGGGAGTCAACAAATCTTACCATAAGATTTTAGCTCATTTTTATTGGCCGAAAATGAAACGTGATGTTGGTTACTATTGCCAGTCATGCCATATCTGCCAAGTAAAAGGCAAACCCGGAGATGGTATCAAACCATATCCCTTGCAACCTATCCCTGTGTTAACAGAGCCTTTCAGCAAAATAGTTATTGACTGTGTAGGTCCTCTTCCAAAGACTAAACGGGGTAACAAGTTTCTGTTAACCATAATTGATGTGGCCACCCGATATCCTGAAGCTATTCCTCTTAGACGCATCACTACTAAGAATGTTGTGAAGGCATTGATAAATTTTTTTACACAAGTTGGTCTGCCTACTGTAATACAATCAGATCAAGGGTCAAATTTTACGTCCAGACTGTATGAACAGGTTATGAAGTCCTTGGGTATACAGCAGTGCAGGTCCACCGTATATCATCCTCAGAGTCAAGGGGTAGTTGAAAGGTTTCACTATACTTTAAAGACTATGATTAAAGCCTTTTGTTTAGAGACTGGTTCTGAGTGGGATGAAGGAAtagatttgttgttattttcagtaaGGGACAGTGTTCAAGAGAGCCTTGGTTATTCTCCATTTCAATTAATTTACGGCCATGAAGTGCGTGGACCACTGAAGGTCTTAAAGGAGTGCTGGTTAATTGAAGAGGACGACATTCCAGTAGCTGCTTATGTGAATAAATTTAAGCATAGATTACGAACAGCTATCTCAATAGCTCATAATCATTTGGGTAAAGCTCAATCTAAAATGAAAGAACATTTTGATAAAGCAAATAATACTGAAGTTAGAACCTTCAATGAGGGTGATTTAGTTCTGGCTTTGCTGCCTCTTCCTAACCAGCCTCTTCAGTCTCGCTATACGGGTCCATTTCGTATTCTAAAACGAACGAGTGATACAAATTATGTGATTGAAACACCTAAGAGGCGTAAGAAAAACCGTCATGTACATGTAAACCTCCTGAAAAAGTACCATGAACGGGGTGATATAAAGGATGAGGTACGAAATGTTTCAATAGTTGTACCTTCAAACATCAGTAATGACACTTGTGATAATGTAAAGATTGTGGAGGCTAACCTTATAAATTCGACAATTTTAGCTAAACCTGATGATAAACTTAAACACCTTTCTGCTGCCCAAGCAGCAAACATTCGTTCTCTTCTGCAGGAGTATGAGGAACTATTCAGTGATGTACCTCGTCTCTGCCCACTGCTGGAACATGATGTGGAGACTAAGGAAGCTCAGCCAGTACGTCAAGCTCCCTATCGCCTCAATGCAGAGAAGAGGGCTTTCCTGCAGACGGAGGTTCAGCGCCTGAAGGAGCAGGGGTTCATTAGTCCCAGCCTGAGTCCCTGGGCATCACCTATAGTCCTCGTTCCCAAGAGTGGCGGCACTTACCGTCTGTGTGTAGATTATAGGAAGGTGAATGCGGTAACAGTGGCGGACTCGTTCCCCCTCCCGAGGATGGACGACATTATTGATGACCTGGGGAAGGCACGCCACCTGTCGAAGTTGGATCTCCTCCAGGGATATTACCAAGTTCCGTTGACAGAGAGGGCGAGGCCGATTTCTGCGTTTGTCACGCCTGTCGGTCTCTACGAGTTCAAGGTTCTTCCCTTCGGTATGAGGAACGCCCCGGCGACCTTTCAGCGTCTCATGAACTACCTGACTGCGGACTTGGAAGGCGTTCGTTGTTACCTAGACGATCTTGTAATCTGGAGCGAGTCTTGGCAGGAACATCTGGTACGTTTACGTGCACTCTTCTCCGCCTTGTCAGCCGCAAACCTCACGGTAAATTTGCAGAAGAGTGAATTCGGACATGCTCATGTCACCTTCTTGGGTCACGTGATCGGTCAGGGTCAGGTCGCACCTGTAGCAGCGAAGGTGGAAGCGGTCCTCCAGTATCCCACGCCCGTCGACAGGAGAGGCCTGATGCGCTTCATGGGAATGGCTGGATATTATAGACGTTTCTGCAAGAACTTTTCCCAGATATCCGCACCTTTAACAGACTTGCTGAGTACTAAACGGACATTCAGGTGGTCAGAGGACTGTCAACAAGCCTTTGACAACTTGAAGCACCTCTTGTGTACCGCTCCCGTCTTGCGAGCTCCTGATATCGGCAAACCATTTGTAATTCATGTTGACGCCAGTGATAGTGGTGTGGGAGCGGTCCTCTTGCAGAACAAAAGTGAAGTGCTCCACCCggtgtgttatttttcttataagtACAAGTCTTATCAAAAGTCTTACGCCACCGTCGAAAAGGAGGCCTTGGGAATA CGGACGCAATTTCAAGATCGCAAGTGTCGTCTGTACACGCTGGCCGCTGACTCTACACTGCGGCGgacaggaaggaaaaaggaacacGCTGCCTTCACCCGTCTAGCCGAACGAGCTGTTCG ACAGGCTTTTGGGTCTTATGTCAAGAAGGTTCAGGACCACTAA